Sequence from the Cryptomeria japonica unplaced genomic scaffold, Sugi_1.0 HiC_scaffold_82, whole genome shotgun sequence genome:
TTGTTGTCGAGAAGAGGTTTGATCTAGGAAAGGGTTATAAGGTTATCCTTTAACAAATTTTGCATTATGCTCAGATAGGAGTCATCTAGCTTGGTGAAGACCCTATTATGCTATGGTTCCTATGTCATAGCTATTGGTAGTGTAGCTACAAAATAAGACACAACTTTGTTCTTTCTAGACCCTTCCATGAACATGCCCCAAAAGAACTAGTACGAGAGTTTGAAGAAGACTATCTGAACTAAGTCATCGTATGTTGATGATTAGTGAGTGCAAAACATAAGTTATCAAATTGTTGGTACCAATTAATGGATAGATTCTTCCTCAATACTAGTTAAATATTTCCAATAAAAATTAATTGCATGTCACTATTTAGCGGGGAAAAGGTGATCTTGGTAGAGATAGACTAGTATCATGAAAGGAAATCCATAACTTTCTCATTCGGATTTTTCTTACAATGAAAAAAGTCTATGATGGGACCCTATTACCAATGTCCACTTGGAACTATTTGAGAAACAAGTCCATAAGATGATCAAATATCTAGTTGGAATGATCAGGTAATGAGCTTTACCATTCTAATGTAGTTCCCTTGAGAGAATAGGAGAAAATCTTAATCAAGACAAAACTATGGTAAGCATTAAACATGGTCATGAATGAGTCGATATGCACATTAGGATCACCATCTACATGCAATCAATAAAACTTCAATTCTTTAGCTCCTTGGGGAAGGATAGTGTTAAGGATGGTCAAATCCAATGGGCTCTTGTGATAATAAGTAGGCAAAGAAGACTAGCCAAAGATGGATGTAGGTTTGCAAGTTGTTGTAATTGACCCATGTTTTGCAATATTATATTCAAGATAGGATTTGTAGgcagaggaggaggtggaggagcaCCACATGCACCACCATTTACACCAATACTAACATGAGGACTAGTACCACCACCAGGGATAGTACCGATACTTGAACTAGCACTGACATACATGGTATGAGCTATGTTGGATGTAGTAGTGGAGCTGGTAGACATACTAGGGTAACCCAGGAGAATGGTAGAAGCATTGATGCTAGGGATGGTGGGTCCCAAGCCAACCATGTGTAATGTCATCCCAGGTATGTCAACATTAATCTAAGAACTATAGGTGTCAAAtagattatcttaaggatgagTACCTGCTAGGGGAGAATGAGTCTTGACAATAAAAGACAATGCCCTCAACATCTCTAAGCCTCTTCTGTTTGAAATCAACATGCCTTTTAAAGTATTCATGATATTTTTGGCCTGAGGGAGGACATTTTCCTAGTTTAATAAACCTTTGAAATCTCTCAAGTTCTCCTCTAACATATGAATCTAGTAAAACTCAATAGTGACAGGGAAGTCTTGATCAATACCCGGAGGAGAAGATAGGTGAGAGTTCATCAGAACATTAATTTTAAGAATTAGATTGTGAACTACATGAATAATGACTCCCTATCAAAATGGTCACAAAAGGGTGAGAGACCATGAAGTTATTTGGATCAAGAAGTGCTTCATTAAACATTGGACCTAGTTGAGGAGGATTGTAATgatttagaggaatgctcttcttagTAGTCCTTCTTACAATAGCCCATGTGGCAGTCTAGGTTGTAAAGCTCATAGGAAATCTCATCAACACCTTGACAACTCTACGAGGCTACTATAATGGTCTTAGAATTCTTGGTAAATAAAAGGAACTTTGTTGAAATGttcttatattatatttattttttttattttaagttttaaattttcaaccacacaaacacacacaatgaGAAATTAAAACTTCAACtggttcacattgggttcaccaaaatgtagagaatAGGATCTACTACTATCAAAGTGATCAAATTCACGGAACAAACCAGCCTTCACTCTACCTCACTTTAGTGGCGCTCTGGTGAGCTAGGGAATGAAAACTATAAAACTAAACAATAAAACCATAGAGATTTCTGAAATGATCTTTGATAAGTTTATGTTCTCTGGATGAATGCACAGAATTGGGACACCAGTGCGACGTGCTAATGTCCTATACAAACAGAGTATAGAATTCTTACAATGACTAtggatataataaaataaataaactagTGACACTATGTTGAATAAAAGAAATAATACAAAATTACAATAGCTAaaaagagacagagagagaggaaGAAAACTCACACTCGGTCTATGATTGAAGCCTCTAGTAAAGCAATTTCCTTCTCTTAATCATGGACCTACACACAAACAAAAAGTAAAATGTTGGGGCTAtgttaagaggtctacctcagttaGACCCCCACTTTAGTATTTTCACCTCCATGGATAGCCAAGATAATGACCACGAATGAAAGGAAAatgataaagatagaaataaacaATTAAGATGATGGATATGCTAGATGGAAAACAAAATGTAATATTATTACATGCgaatgaagagagggagagaacttCCCTTCAACACCCAAGAAGCTATCACTTGAGGGAGTGAAGTCAAGCACCCAAAAATTCTTGAAGTTATAACAATGGCGGACATTGAATGATAGAAAACCTATGTAAGATGAAGAATAACATGCCCCAAGCTCAAGAAAATCTCCAAATGATCAAGAAGACCTCAAAATGAGCTTCTATGAATGAGATATAGAGCCCAAGGAAGAATCCCAATGTCGATGGTCGTAGATAGGCATTACAAACTCTTCCAGGTGCAGACGTAACACTCAAATGGCCACCTACAAGTTGACATATTCATGGGGTGCTTGCATGGCACGTGGACATCATCGTGGTGCACTAGAGTTCATAAGCTAGATGGTCAACATGATCGGGAAAAGGCTAGATTCTTAGTTGACAAGGAAATCCATGTGGATAAAAGGATAAGGAGACAAAGAATAACTCCAATCAGCCTAAAGCGAAGGTGATCATGTGATGTGGAATCGCACATGGTGGAATATATGACATTACAACTTGACCTAAGGAAAAATCCTATCTAAAATCCATTTtctcccttttcctctctttttgtgtttAAAAAATTGGTTCAAGAGTTGTGATTGAAGGTTCCAATAGAGTTGACAATGACGAATAGGTTTGGATTTTGATAGAGTAAAAAGTGGAGGACTAGAGTGACCTACCATCCCAGTCCCGAGAATTTCGCCCGAGCTTCCAACTGTTGATCCATCATGTTTCCCTAATTTGAAAAAGTTCCCACTTGCCTATCTTAGAGTTACAGGACCAAGGTGACCTACCATCCTAGTCTCGACAATTTTGCCTGAACTTTTAGGAACATGTTTTGTTCTTACTCTTTTtctcatatccctatctttgtctcTATCTAATATTTGTAgcagtttattattattattattatttcactTCGATTGTACATTGTTTTACCTCAACTTCACAATTTACATCCAATTTCAACTCAAAAAGGGGAGACAAACAAAACAAGTGAATCTAATCAATATTTTAGCCCTTCTCCTAATTGAATTGTTGCTAGATCTATTGCATTCACCCCCCTTTTAATGTAATGATCCCTTAGGTAAGATTAGTAGTTTTTTTATCTTAatttgtaaaaccctaattttaccaccaTTACAATTAGGACAAATGATTTACAAAAGAAGGTTGATCAAATAAAGAGAGAAATGGAAAAGATGCGGGTAAAGAAGGCAGAAGATAACGAAGATGACAAGGTGAAGAATGAATCTAAACCCAAGGATGGTGTAGATGACCCTTTCAAAAACAAAAAGGATAGAAAATGGTTAGGGGGAAGTATctattgtatatatattttattccCCCTTAAGTGTTGTGGCTTCTATTTGGAAATATCTTTGGTCCAGATATGTGCAGCATGACAATGGAGGCAAGTTGTTTCAAAACATGGCAAATATTGATTTAAGTTGTGTATAAGATATTTAGGACAATATGTATTGATGATTTGACTATCTTAGTAGAAGAAGTAGAAGGATAAGAATGTTAGATTACTTAGATTCCAACCACTATTGCTCACATAGTGATTCCTAATATAATCTAATTCTCCATTTTCTCTAACTACACTTTTTTAATGCATTCTCTACATTATATACACATTCAATTTTTTTGACATATACtcaaattattattttatcattaataTTATCACTTAGTCATTATAATCATCTCTCCACTTGAaacataatataaaattatatattaaagaTATCAATTAATCATGAGATATACATATGGTtactatattattaataataataaattaatatcaaATTGAGCTACTCATATATCCTATCCTTATAGAATGACCAAGAAGCAATGGAATAACAAGTAGAAAGCATATGCTTTGTTTTACTTATATAGGAAACATCGGTAAGGAATAAGCATACCCCACAAATTTGATTATATTTATGAATTAGGATAATCATATGCCAAACCATAATTCCTTGTTGACTTACTCATAGTTTCAGGTAGCATTTTAAAAAACACACTTGTTGTTTAAGGGTCAATTCGTCAAATGCTTATCTCCAGACCTTTTCTTCTTTGAAAATGGAAAACTATAATGTTCTGGCATTTAATAGCATTGAATAGAATTTATTATGGAGACGCCACCTTACGTACATAAATCAGTAATCAATTCAGAATTTAGAAATATGAATTGTTTTTATATGTTTTCGTAAATTGTAATCCTGGCGGCTGCTACAATCTCACATAGATTTGGAAAAGGAAAATGTCAAGGCATGGCTAAGAGTTGGTGGAACCAGTAAACAATTTTTCGATAACTTATTAGACACCTCATCTCACAAGACTTTCAAACGCTTGAGATTGCAAATACATTATGTTATGGAAACTACATTACCAGTATTTTGACAAGAAAACGAATTCATTTTTCGAAAGAGGCGAATACATTATGTTATGGAAACTACATTAGCAGTATTTTGACCAGAAAACGTATTCATTTTTCGATAGAGTGAGCAGTTGGCTAGCTTTTTTAATATATTGCCGATTTGAGATAAAATTGTTCTGAAAGAGTTTACGTGAATACCTAGAATTTGGATCAGATGAGCTGTGCATATCTATTAGCCATAAATGCTTTAAATGTTAATAAAGTTGTACGACGTCAGTCCtttgattaaaatcattttcaATTGTAGTCTAGGGATGCGCTCTCGGAAACTCCTAAGAAGAAATCACCAAATTTTTTAATTGAAGTTTTCCACTTTCAAGTATTAAAGGAGTTTCTGTCCCTGACATTGTGAGAGCAGAAGATAAGACATTGCATTTGCAAAacagagaagagagagagagaggagaatggAAGTGTTGAGATGCGAAGGTGTTTTGATCAAACCCTGTGCGGGTAAAGATCATCGTGAGTTTGTTGAACTGAGCAATTTGGATTTAATTGCATCTCCAATATACAACAAGGTGGTCTATGTTTTTGAAGCTCCTACCCCGAGCTCAAAAGTGTTGAAGGAAGGACTGGCCAAAGTTCTGGCAGAGTTCAGAGAATGGGCAGGGAGATACACTAAAGACACACCAAGTGGGTGCCTTGGAATTAATCTGAATGACGAGGGTGTGCTTGTGATAGAAGGCGAAGCAGATGGGACAATAGCAGATGCAATGCCCTTTCACCCATCTGCATTCCTCCTCAAGTTGGTGCCACCCACATCCACCGTGGTCATTAATGAGCTCTTACTCATGCAGGTATGATAACCCTAATTTTACTCATGCAGGTATATAagacttgttttaattgttttttaaaacTAACAAGATTTGTTGGTGTAGTTTACTCGATTTACTTGTGGAGGGTTGGCGATAGGCATAGCTAGTCATCATCATGTTGCAGACGGACAAGCAGCTACTTTTTTCTTGAATTGTTGGGGGGAAATTATTAGAGGAGAGAGTATTATACCTCCAGTACATGACCGATCTTTATTAAAAGCAAGAGATCCTCCCCAGCCATGCTTCGATCATTATGAGTATAATACTATATCCCATGAGCACTCTACAATAACGTCTTCTCTAACCACAAAAATGTTTCATTTTGATGCAATGTTTTTACAGAAGCTCAAGTCAAAGGTAAACGGATCTGATAAATCAAGAAAACCCTATACTACTTTTGAAATCCTTGTAGCATACATTTGGAAATGCATTACAGAAGCTCGAGGCCTTGATGGAGATGTACAAACAAAAGCTAGCATTTCAGTGGATGGAAGAAAAAGGTTGAATCCTCCCTTGCCTAAAGAATTCTTTGGTAACGCTGTCTATGATTCAAGTGCTCAAACCAGTGCATCAGAGATAATAAATAACCCCTTAGAGTTTACTGCACACTTGATCCACAAGTCAATAGCTAAAGTGGATGATAATTTTATACGTTCAGCAATTGACTTTTTTGAGCTAAGAATGCAAAGTTTAGGACCGTCCAAAGATAATGATGGAATTGATGTGATAGCCACAAGTTGGATGAATTTTCCTACACATAATTTTCATTTTGGAATGGGTGAGCCAGTGTATGTAGGCCCTTCATTGATGCTCATTGAAGGTCTTATAATCTTATTTGATTCATACACTAATGTTGGAGGTGTAGAAGTTGTGGTTTGCTTGTCAAAAGAGCATATGATTCAACTTGAACATTATTGTTTTCAAGTTTGAATACATATTTCTAAttatatataaactatatattattggctcaataatattatttaaaaattaaatataataaatgtaTGAAATTATGCATGTTTTTAATAATCTATACATTTTTAACTTAAAgattataattttttctttttttaataatgAGCATTTGCAAGGTAATGATAGTCCAACCAACACTTAAGTAATAGTTCAAATGTGAAAAATAGACATTACGTAATTTCATTTAACAAAGAAGAATATCCACAAATTCTCAAAAAGAGTAATATTTGAATGTAATTTATAAGattctaattttaatttatatagttAAAATGCTTATACTGATAAATTGATAATTCTGATGGTCCAACCAACACTGAAGTAAcagttaaaatgtgaaaaatagacATTAGGTAATTTCATGTAATAAAGAAGAACAATTACCCACAAATTCTAAAAAAAGATTAATATTTGAATGTAATTTATAAGATTATAATTAAAATACTTATAAATTAATAATACCTCAAATTTTAATATCAAAATGTTTACCCCTAAATGGAACAagacttttaattaaaatttatgttTACCCCTACATACACTCAAACTTTGAACCAATTATTTTCAAGTACATTTATATGTACTTTGGACAAGCAAACCACAATTTCTACACCTCAAGATTTTCTATGTGAATCAAACAAGATCATAAGGCCTTCAGTGAGCATTAATGAAGGACCTACATACTGTTCGATGCAATGACAGTGCCAAagacactaagagtgggggggggggtgaatcagtgtctaaccggttaatggaatatttgaacttattgataactttgcaacttaaattaatgtaccggtaaacaagaaataatgcagtaaagagaaataacagagacaacataaatgcacaccataacacaaactATTtaggcgaggaaacccagtgtggaaaaaaactcaatgggatttgttacccacaatatttactcactggccaatatgaataaatattacttacaacaggggcctgcacatgcaggaaggccaacatcctagagctcattgctcaatagaagagtttcactgactacaaagTGGATAactaaatctaatacaatgtactactcaaaatagcatctctaatgcttggttcagtaccggtttaagctcagtcagataccttaaccaaaaacctttcgttGTCTTTACATTTACCAATAATAACAATCACCTATCCTTCTATactcaaaatgatctataagatctcatacatatatgagtctttacaacacattatgtcggcttacaaataaataattacatttacaatacaattcatataaataaaactttgtctcatgtcagctTGAGAGCAGGTATACTTCATTGccagtgtaatctggatgccagtgaatatgcttgtcggtgtcggtgtctgccGATGATGATGCCTGCGATGTCGGTTCCTATGTAGAAACCTGTTACTGGTTGGTTGccgtcaatgacaacatcaaccatattctcatagagtgtagaatgccaacaatctccccctttggcattgatggcaaaactcatgagaaaaatccaaaactgttatccaaaaattaAGTCCAAAATATGatcccaaaaagagtgtgctctccttgagcaagtgatctcctctatgcattatttttctccaatactaccccccctttgacatcaatgacaaaggatgtcaaaaaaaatcaaagaatacaacaatgctacctcatagcctgtaactgGTTCTGTACAAGTTGAAAAATTTCTGctaaaattagattcaggctctacATGAATTTGTTATTGTTAGAAAGAATGGTTTCTATTTGCTGGATCATGTCGGTCAGATAGTGCATCCGTTGCTCTGGTGActattctccttgaattgttgcctttgatagctcaacccattgagtgataagactgtccaatcttggaccaagttttcttttcagtTCCCGAGCCTTAAACCTTattcttgctttctctttctcaagtttttttaacttctcctcaaaaactgccatttcttgttaaAAAACTGAGATTAGTCCCACataacctatcatattatccgcaatgtcatctatctccttttgtgtcttcttaatttcctcatcaatatcttcgctcaggtggtgaggcttggaagcttctctatacaactccttatattccaaaattgttgagttaagtaccgATAATAGTGAATCCATGTGTTCAGTAcagtctttgatggttttctcaaagaattcaactttctctttatctactctttcctttacagtatcctcattcaccttatctatagttagaacattttcagaaataaatttggacaatgtgtccaatttacctaatgaatcctcaatgtgatctatcttacaagttggtgcaatcatcttcaaaataggtaatgtgtcatcaacaGTGTGTGCCgatgactcagagatctcactgaTCTTAGcatcatctgccttaacctctgtagtctctttatccacaacaatgttaatatcttgtgtatctacattcatggtgaaaagaatttcagaatcagggttagtgtcatcatgtgtaacttcTTCAGTTTCCTTATCTGGTTGATTGTCTGTATGTACCGGTGTATCTGAAGTTACTGGTGGAGTATCCTatgttggtggaggaatgttatctatgacctttataacaggtatactaccaatttttcttttccctttgtccttttggtataccttagcaaaatatttatctattttctgtctctccctttcctctttcttttctttttcaacaaagaatatgtcccatttgtctgcagtttcatcaacaatttctttcactctCCCAACTATTAGGCTAACCTACCGGTGTCCACTTATAAAAACTGAGCAGTTTGCTtcagaaattagttcatcaatttcctctttagaactTATAGGATgtactgccaataatgcttcaacttttaactttttgtCTAATTCAATTACTGACATTGTCTTAGCTTCTAACCTTAAATACAagtcatttggtagatcatctacaacttcaatcaaaaccttcttatagatgtctaaatgcaaaataatactagcctctattgtgtccttgtcagaatctttgaatgaatgatacaatttatttacattgcaaagattaccatcttgtgttatctcatttaccagttccttcgatgtaagggtatctggtgtcttagtttgttgtttcttctttggtgttagcttcttcttaggctcccttacaaccTACTTCTTTTTCCTTAATGTCCTTTCCTTTTTAGGTGAAGGAGaaggtatcggtgagggttttctcttcttcctctctactctttTGAACTCAGCTACTTTTCCACTATTTGTATCCGACgaagtgacaaccggtgaaacatgagcttccaGTTTCAATACTTCCAGTTCACGAGaagatataccactcaagttcattacattttccttaacttccttagccatcttggatgcatctctgataaacttaTCTCTCCCTTTTCTCTACTTCTGCATCGAAAGAGCACTCTCAATGGTCTTagcattaccaaaaatttcttcagatggttctttaggtacatcaagaagtgtcttagcatatgcttcaagaatattcaggtcaacttcataacccatttctattatccaaatagttctaggagtaacaacttccatccatgtttcatctcgtttgattacaaagcatattttcttatcatacttatctactctgctctgtggtaacctttctatagctctcatcttagtttggaagtttttgaagtagtcttcTATAATGTTGTCACTATTAGAGCCCATACTagtgatagcttccatgattttCTTTCCTACCAGGATTTCAtaaccaaagtccttatgaccaatgtcgggtatctcattggtgaaataaagcatcaaacacacaagtaggttgccaaaacaaaatgtccccttcttgtcaccctttatcttcttcaggttatcaatcagctcatccttaagccattcacagatatcaatcctagcattattctcgaccatctcatatgcactatgaatacataagctggaaatagagtttaatctatttgtatgagtgactctatagccaagtaccatgttcacatatctcacatttgcatcagcAATGTCATTAACCCTACAAAATCTATTGTCAGATGTAGCTCCAGTTaaatccataacacccttgttaggtatcttcttagttttgttgGGCCTACTACCTGTAAACCaataactgccttgattgcttcctttgagattttaaaaattgaatcaagcaatataaactctccatgaactcttcttagtacAAGACGAACTACATCCTTAAAAAATTTAGGTATGTTCAATATTTCAACAAATCCTAGGtctcctacaatcttgtgctccgattcaaccaaaccttgttcatcagtaataacatcattgtacatgtttttcaaatcatcagtccctaaattttctatgttgcagtgaatgtagattctagggtctttggCAAAAGCCACtcccttcggaatttttgaaaaagatccaATAGAATCATCTTTCTTGGAAAGTTCAGGGATGACATTAAACAGGGGCCTAgggtgcttaatgttttctaccacagtcgggtttgcaataaactcaagtgcagatgatgaagatgtcatttcgaaagataaatacctcttgcttggAATCCTTGAATGCCTAAAAAACACTTTTGCTGATTTGCCTttggatgcctttgctcaatttcgtgCTCTTTGAATACTTGGATACTTAGTGGATTGAAATGAAGGTTTTacggtgctttataaccaaaatatTCTTCagaaactgcattaaatgcttgtcggttaagtgaaatcttaacatatctatcggtaaagaagaaatgtgtcttcttaccctcaaccaagggtagaatgcaggATTTTCAACTTGCTATCATAcaccctaaggattattccttagttagatgaagaatctcctaccagtggagggttactctgttctactggtgcagagacagattcatcaactctgatctcttttcttaatccattgttttgaaatttcttgctttatttcatttaccttttcttttcccttatcattagatcctttattgttcataggtatagtctttcttctacaaattttttcaatatgttgaatcttattacatgcataaaaATTACGTTATtactctgaatagcttttccatatccttgaccggtttgtgttctgcattgattagataaatatccaaatctaccacaaacatagcatttcacattcattgtgcaattttttgaattgtgaccaaatttattgtacttggaacattgatcggtgggaaagtttgtattctaattatttctaaatctgcactgattttctctatgaccaaatttattgcaattgaaatatttcccattaaatttataagcattaggttgtcttaccagtttattgtgatcttgattatttgcagtcccagaactttctccatgttcaaatccaagtccaattctatctccatcaggtttttgtcttttcagcatgtcatcaagtctttccgaacttttcttgaatttgtctttgtgttcatatgcagtgatcaactcattttctagaatgccaaTTTATCTCCTAAGattctctttatcatgttgcatgtgaatcggatttgtctttagcatatcattctcatgacaaagtctcaaattttcatttgctccatcattaagtctcctagtcaagtcttcttcattcttctttatgtcttcaatatccttacacaacctcatggttaaatcttacatttcattcctcatgttagtgttctctagcctcaacttatttgcaatatcactaagagtttccttttcatcatcatgtttctgcatttgctcatgaagttccttcctcttgttttgtgctataaccaagttctcttgaagtcctttaatgaattccttagcagtcctcaaatcatcttcaagtttgatattcttcaatttttctacatcaaaatatttaagagctccttccaactattttctcaaactctccatcagtaccggtttcaaaatcttccttaagctgttaggcttttgcaaatagaggacaagactctgataccaattgttagatgc
This genomic interval carries:
- the LOC131864272 gene encoding agmatine hydroxycinnamoyltransferase 1-like; protein product: MEVLRCEGVLIKPCAGKDHREFVELSNLDLIASPIYNKVVYVFEAPTPSSKVLKEGLAKVLAEFREWAGRYTKDTPSGCLGINLNDEGVLVIEGEADGTIADAMPFHPSAFLLKLVPPTSTVVINELLLMQFTRFTCGGLAIGIASHHHVADGQAATFFLNCWGEIIRGESIIPPVHDRSLLKARDPPQPCFDHYEYNTISHEHSTITSSLTTKMFHFDAMFLQKLKSKVNGSDKSRKPYTTFEILVAYIWKCITEARGLDGDVQTKASISVDGRKRLNPPLPKEFFGNAVYDSSAQTSASEIINNPLEFTAHLIHKSIAKVDDNFIRSAIDFFELRMQSLGPSKDNDGIDVIATSWMNFPTHNFHFGMGEPVYVGPSLMLIEGLIILFDSYTNVGGVEVVVCLSKEHMIQLEHYCFQV